AACATAAGAGCGCTTGAAACGCTGACCGGAGTAGACCTTATAATAGACGACACGCCGGAGACGATAACAGTTTCAAGCTTTGACCCGATACGCAGGGAGATCGCAAGACTGTCGCTTGAAAAGCTAATATTCGACGGCAGGATACATCCCGCGCGCATCGAGGAAATGGTGGAAAAGGCGCGCAGAGAAGTTGACACCGTTATAAAGCAGGAAGGCGAGCGCGCGATCTTTGAGACAGGCATACACGGCATACATCCGGCGCTTATAAAGATACTGGGACGACTCAGATACCGCACAAGTTACGGACAGAACGTGCTCAACCACTCCATAGAGGTTTCGCATCTTGCAGGCCTTATCGCCGCAGAGATCGGAGCCGACGTTACCGTAGCAAAAAGAGCGGGACTTCTTCATGATATAGGCAAGGCAGTCGATCATGAGATGGAGGGTTCTCACGTAACGCTTGGCGTAGATCTTGCCAAAAAGTATAAGGAGCACGCAGATATCGTCCATGCGATACATTCGCATCACGGCGATATAGAGCCGCAGACGGTCGTTGCCTGCATAGTACAGGCGGCAGACGCCATATCGGCTGCAAGACCGGGAGCAAGACGTGAAAATCTTGAAAATTACATAAAGCGTCTTGAACGTCTCGAGGAGCTTACAAACAGCTTTGACGGAGTTGAAAAATCATTTGCGATACAGGCCGGACGCGAGGTGCGCGTAGTTGTAAAGCCTGAATCGATAAACGACGACGATATGATAATCTTAGCGCGAGACATCGCAAAGAAGATCGAAAGCGAGCTTGAGTATCTCGGACAGATAAAGATAAACATAATACGTGAAACTCGCGTCGTTGATTATGCAAAATAAGTGAAGAAAGAGCATGAAGGTAAAACAAAACTTCATGCTCTTTTGATTTTTTTGTTTTTTTAATTGCAGTTTTAATATATAATAATATCAAGGTGATGATATGTTTAATATACTTGCGGTAGGCGATGTTGTAGGAAGCAGGGGGTGCGAGTTTCTGGACGCGCATCTTCGCGCCGTTAAGCGTTTTTACAAAGCCGACCTTACGATAGTGAACGGCGAGAACTCCGCGCCGGGAAACGGCATTACGAAAAAGTCGGCCGAAAGCCTGTTTTTGGCGGGTGCGGATATAATAACTACGGGCAATCACGTTTTCGCGCGTCAGGAAAGCTACGATTATCTTGACGAGGCGCCGTACGTGGTGCGCCCCGCCAATTATCATAAGGACTGCCCCGGAAAGGGAGCGGCAGTATGGGACGCGGGCAGATTTACGGTAATGGTTGCAAATCTTGCAGGCACTGTATTTATGGAAAGCCTCGACAATCCGTTCCTTACGGCGGACAGACTTTTAAAGGAATACACCGACTGCCGCATAAAGGTCATAGACTTCCATGCGGAGACGACGAGCGAAAAATGCGCTATGGCGTATTATCTCGACGGCAGGGCAAGCGTGCTTTTCGGCACGCATACGCACGTACAGACGAACGACGAATGCATATACCCCGGCGGACTGGGATATATAACCGATGTGGGCATGACGGGCGCGCAGTTTTCCGCGCTTGGCGTGGATCCCGCTCCTGTCGTGGATAAATTCATATATAAGATGCCGCGCAAATTCGTGACGTCGGAGAATCCGATAGTAATGGATATCGCCGTATTCGGCGTTGACGAGGCGACGGGAAAGACGGTTGAGGTGCTAAAGGAGCGCATAAGGTGACGCGGGATCTCGGAGGTCAAAATGAGATTGGACGGATTTGGATTGTTGGTCAACGATATGGCGAAGATGATACGCTTTTACAGAGACGTTCTCGGCTTTGAGATAAAGGAAAGCGAGGACGCGTCGAACGTATATCTCGTAAAAGACGGGACATTGTTTCTTTTATTCGGCAGAAAAGATTTTGAAAAGATGACGAATAAAAGGTACGAATACGTAAAAGGATTAAACGGGCATTTTGAGATCGCACTTTACGTCGATACGTTTGACGAGGTGGACGCTGCGTTCAAAAAGGCAGTGGAAAGCGGAGCTTCGCCCGTTCTTGAGCCTGTTCTTGAACCGTGGGGACAGAGAACTTGCTATATCGCAGACCCGGAAGGCAACCTGATAGAGATAGGCTCGTGGAATAAACCTTATGAGAAAAAGGATCTCTAAGCCGATATATAATAGGCGCCGGCTATGATCGTGAGGAGAAAAGTATGAAAAAAGCGCTGCTTATCGTCGGTATCATAATTATTATTGCAGGCGTTTTATCCCTGCTTTTTGCAGGACTGAATTTATTCGGATATTACAGCGTGCTTGACGGCTCGTCGGAGCTTTACGCCCGCCTTCATCAGCGGTCGATCATTTTTGCGGTCATCGGCATAGCTTTGGCGGTCATCGGCGCGGTGTGTCTAAGGATTCGTAAAAGAAAATAGGAGCGTTATTTTAAACTTTAGTATATAAGTGCAGGAAAGGAAAAAGCATATGGAACAAAACTGTTGTTACTGCGGCAGACCCATCCCGGATAATGAGTACGGCGCCGTCCGCCTGAAAGACGGTCAGATTGTCTGCAGGGACTGCGCGGACAAGACGCGCATTTTGTATCCTTTCAGGTATACATATGTGCTGAAAAAAGGTGAGATCGCGTCGGGATGGACCCGAAAGAACGAGGCGATCTACGATAACACCATACAGGGACAGCGTATCGACCCGTTAAGGGAGATGACGCTGGAGGAATTCCGCACAGCTATGGAAGAATCCCTGAAAGCGGCCGAGGCGCAGGCGGCCCGGTATGCCGACGCGAAAGCGGTGATCGAGGTGGACTATGTACGGAGATACTTCGCGAATATCGGAACCCGGGAAAAGCCAAAGTATTCCAAACGCAAGCGCTTCGGCGTTTTCGGCAAGGTGGTGCACGGAGAACTTATCACCGGTGCGGAGGTCGTCGTTTCCCATAAGGACAAAGAGTATTTTGCGAAAATTGAAGAGCTGCAGGACTGGGTCGGCACGTACGCCGCGGGAGCGCCTGTCGGAAAGGCAAGCGCGGGAAAGCCTGTTATCATGATGTTTGGCCAGGGGATGGATTTTGTATATCCCGGCGATAAGATGATTGTGCGCTGAGAAAAGAACGGGAGGTCTTAAAATGGCAGTCAGGGAAAAAGAAGTAGGCCTGGGCAGCTGTGTGATATGCGGACGCGCAGCCTTGAGAGCGCGGGAAGAAGGCGAGCTTACCATGATAGAAGGACCGAACGCGCTTCGTTTAAAGGACGGCGGCAGCCTGTGCGGTCTTTGTGTGCGCAGGCTTAGAGTCATGTACCCCGTGCAGTTTAAATTCGACGAAACGAAACGGCTTGTCGTGAAAAAAGACCCGCTTCCGGAGCTTAGCACAGAAGAGGCCGTTCGGGCCAATTCGGAAGCGGTCTCGTTTCGCGAAGACATGAGGGAACATTACGGATTTCATAACGCGGTATTTTTGGTGGACGCGATGGCGGAATCAAAGGGAGGTTTTCTTCAGCCCCCCATCGTCACCATTTTCGGACAGGTCCTTTACGGGTCGTTTTATATGCGGGACGAGGTGACGATACTAAGCGTCGGAAATGAGATAAAAGCAACACTGGAGGCGATAGACGCCTACGAACACAGGGTACCGATGGACGCCGCATCGCTGAAGGAGTGGATACGCAGGACGTGGGACCCGGGCAGAGCGGTCGCAGAGAACGGTTATCCCTGCAAACTGGTCGTTTTGGGAAAAGGGATCTCCTTAAAGCCCGGCGACCTTGTTGTAAAAGACTGAAAGCCGAAACAACGCTTGCCGGAGGAACGAAAAAATGAAACCCGATAAAAGTAAGGAATACGTCTTTCGCGTCATCTCAAATCAGGTGAGGTTCGGATACGGATACAGAACGGTCGAAGGGAAGCGGCAGTATTTTGCGTGGCACGGATACCCCAACCGTAACGACGACTTTTTCACCACAAGCGAGATAAGCGAAAGCGAGTTTGACGAAATAGCCGCAAAATACCCGAAGGAGATTTCAGCCGACAGGGAAACGGCGGAGGTATTCAGAGGCAGATACGTGGATGGACATAAGGTGATATTGGAGGGCTGAAACAGGCTTTTGTAGCTGTCATGTCGCTTTGGAGGTGGACGGATTGAATAAGAGCATTGATGAATTGCTGCGGGCGCCTTATTGGATAATAGATATACTGCCCATGCAGGTACCGAAGGACAGCCCTGGTCAGTACTTCGCCGTGGAAAAGTATTATCTGAGCCGGCCGCGGCTTTCCGAAATAAAGAAAAAGCACGTAAATACAGTGCTGAAGCTGAATTGTTTCGTCAGTCTTTCTTTGGATGAGGAATCGGACTTAAATCCGCCGCCGCAGCGCATTGACGAAGCCGTGACAGGGCGACATGTGAATATTATGCTGGGCGGCTCAATGCTTGTATCAGAGCCCGACGAAACGTATATGACTCTTTATAATCCCGACGAAGAGCTGCTTTGGCTTATCGGCGTAATATCCCTGGGAGAGGGCCTTTACGTATGGCAGCCGGAGCATTTTAACGGATAGTATAAGGATGATATGAGGAAGGTGAGATATGAATATACAGGTACTCCGGGCGATACAGACGTGGCAGCAGGCGGGGCGTATTACGTTCGTATTCAGGTAGATAATACGCTTTGCGCAGACGGGAGGCATTGTATGAAGAAAAACGGCATGATACTAAAAAAACACGGCGCGCTTGAATATATAACGGCCGAAAGCTTTGACGAAACGGGCCTCGTGCGCCACTGTTTTACGACAAGGCTAGGCGGCGTGTCCGAAGGCTGTTATTCGTCGCTCAATCTTGGCGTGAACCGAGGCGACGACAGGGAAAAGGTGTTAAAAAATTACGATATAATATGCGAAGAACTGGGCATATCTAAAGAAGATATCATATTGAGCAGGCAGACTCATTCCGACACGGTCCGGGAAGTGGGCAGGTCCGACTGCGGAAACGGCCTTCTTCGCGAAAACAGATTTGAGAACGCCGACGCCTTCGTGACAAACGAGCGCGGCGCGACGCTTACGATATTCATGGCCGACTGCGTGCCTATTCTCTTTTTGGATCCCCAAAAAAGAGCGATCGCAGCCTGTCACTCCGGATGGAGAGGTACGGTGCAGCATATCGCAAAAAAGACGCTCGAAAAAATGCGCGAACGCTTCGGATGCATAGAAAAGGATATACTATGCGCGATAGGTCCCTCGATAGGTCCGTGCTGCTTTGAAGTTGACGCGCCCGTAGTACGGGAATTTAAAGCTGCCTTTGATTTTTTGCCCTCGTCAGAGTATATAAAGGAGACGGGCGGCGGAAAGTATCATATAGACTTATGGCGCGCAAACTTCGAGCTTTTAAGGCACACGGGCATACCCGAAGAAAACATAAGCCTTTTTGGGGAATGCACCGTCTGCGGCACGGAAAAATACTTTTCTCACAGGCGCGACGGCGACGCGCGCGGCTCGCTTGCGGCAATGATCGAGCTTATTTGACAACCGTATATATTCCTTATTGAAAAATTTCAAATCAGCGGTTATAATTAAATCAAGAAGTATATTAACGCAGCATATGCGATTGAGTTTTGGAGGTGAATTATATGCAGGCGCAGATAAAAAACAACCTCGGCGAGATCACCATTTCGGACAGAGTTTTTCAGTATCTCGTGGGAATCGAAACGACGAACTGCTTCGGCGTCGTAGGTATGGCCTTTCGCAACAAGGCCGGAGATATAGTTAAGCTTATTGTGAAGGATTCCGTTGACAAGGGCGTTTTAGTAAGATTGAACCCTGAGAACAAACTGGAGATAGAGCTTCACATAATAGTGGAATATGGTGTAAATATACCGGCGATAACTAAGAGTATAATAAACAGAGTAAGATATTTTATTGAAACGACTACCGGCTTTAAGGTTGAGAATATACTGGTGGTAGTCGATTCCGTGCGTACAAATTAAGGTTTCGGGGCGTATTCGCCCCAAGCTTTTATTACGCAATACTTTTGCAGTGTGTAGGGGGAGTTATTGTTGCTTTCATTAGACGGTAATTATTTTAAAAACATGTTTGTGTGCGGCGCAAACAATCTCAACATCAACAAGACGATGATAAACCGCTTGAACGTTTTTCCGGTGCCCGACGGCGATACCGGCTCAAATATGTGGCTCACCATGTCTGTTGCCGTAAACGCCGTAAAAAACAGCGAGGAAGACAATATATCGTCGGTTTCCGAAAAGATAGCGGCGGCGCTTCTTCGCGGTGCGAGAGGCAATTCCGGCGTTATACTTTCGCTTATGTTCAGAGGTATAGCGCAGGGGCTTAAAGGCGCGAAGAATGCCGACACGGCAATGATGGCGTCAGCGCTTGGGCTCGGAGTAGAGATGGCGTACAAGGCCGTTATGAAGCCGACGGAGGGCACTATGCTCACTGTGGCAAGGCTTTCGGCGGAGCATATGAAGAAAATAGCGCCGGAATGCGACGGCATGGAGACGTTTTTCGAGCAACTTGCCGCAAAGGCCGATGAGGCGTTAAAGGCTACGCCCGATATGCTGCCGGTATTGAAGCAGGCCAACGTGGTCGATGCGGGCGGTATGGGACTTTTGGTAATATACCGAGGAATGCTTCATTATCTTATGAACGGTACGATGATAGAGCCTGCCGAGATCTCGGATTCATACGAGGAGATGAACGAGGCCGATTTTTCATTCGTCGATACCGAGGATATAAAATTCGGATACTGCACCGAGTTCTTTATCAATAAAG
The window above is part of the Clostridia bacterium genome. Proteins encoded here:
- the pgeF gene encoding peptidoglycan editing factor PgeF, which produces MRKVRYEYTGTPGDTDVAAGGAYYVRIQVDNTLCADGRHCMKKNGMILKKHGALEYITAESFDETGLVRHCFTTRLGGVSEGCYSSLNLGVNRGDDREKVLKNYDIICEELGISKEDIILSRQTHSDTVREVGRSDCGNGLLRENRFENADAFVTNERGATLTIFMADCVPILFLDPQKRAIAACHSGWRGTVQHIAKKTLEKMRERFGCIEKDILCAIGPSIGPCCFEVDAPVVREFKAAFDFLPSSEYIKETGGGKYHIDLWRANFELLRHTGIPEENISLFGECTVCGTEKYFSHRRDGDARGSLAAMIELI
- a CDS encoding YmdB family metallophosphoesterase is translated as MFNILAVGDVVGSRGCEFLDAHLRAVKRFYKADLTIVNGENSAPGNGITKKSAESLFLAGADIITTGNHVFARQESYDYLDEAPYVVRPANYHKDCPGKGAAVWDAGRFTVMVANLAGTVFMESLDNPFLTADRLLKEYTDCRIKVIDFHAETTSEKCAMAYYLDGRASVLFGTHTHVQTNDECIYPGGLGYITDVGMTGAQFSALGVDPAPVVDKFIYKMPRKFVTSENPIVMDIAVFGVDEATGKTVEVLKERIR
- a CDS encoding VOC family protein, with product MRLDGFGLLVNDMAKMIRFYRDVLGFEIKESEDASNVYLVKDGTLFLLFGRKDFEKMTNKRYEYVKGLNGHFEIALYVDTFDEVDAAFKKAVESGASPVLEPVLEPWGQRTCYIADPEGNLIEIGSWNKPYEKKDL
- a CDS encoding Asp23/Gls24 family envelope stress response protein produces the protein MQAQIKNNLGEITISDRVFQYLVGIETTNCFGVVGMAFRNKAGDIVKLIVKDSVDKGVLVRLNPENKLEIELHIIVEYGVNIPAITKSIINRVRYFIETTTGFKVENILVVVDSVRTN
- the rny gene encoding ribonuclease Y codes for the protein MHLVIAIVVTAAVFALVFFHVGSSYRKKTAEAEIGSAEAEAKRLINDAIKSSENKKREMLVEAKEETHQIKLELEKELKERRSELQKQERRIMQKEESLDKKMDSLDRKNEVLSKKIHEAETEKEEIDNIKKQQMSELERISGITAEEAKEYLLHNIESEVRHEAAMKIKDIETRLKEEADSRARDILSTAIQRCAADHASEVTVSVVPLPNDEMKGRIIGREGRNIRALETLTGVDLIIDDTPETITVSSFDPIRREIARLSLEKLIFDGRIHPARIEEMVEKARREVDTVIKQEGERAIFETGIHGIHPALIKILGRLRYRTSYGQNVLNHSIEVSHLAGLIAAEIGADVTVAKRAGLLHDIGKAVDHEMEGSHVTLGVDLAKKYKEHADIVHAIHSHHGDIEPQTVVACIVQAADAISAARPGARRENLENYIKRLERLEELTNSFDGVEKSFAIQAGREVRVVVKPESINDDDMIILARDIAKKIESELEYLGQIKINIIRETRVVDYAK